A single region of the Leptolyngbyaceae cyanobacterium genome encodes:
- the rpsJ gene encoding 30S ribosomal protein S10: MATLQQQKIRIRLKAFDRRLLDTSCEKIVDTANRTQATAIGPIPLPTRRKIYCVLRSPHVDKDSREHFETRTHRRIIDIYQPSSKTIDALMKLDLPAGVDIEVKL; the protein is encoded by the coding sequence ATGGCAACTCTTCAGCAACAAAAAATTCGGATTCGCCTCAAAGCTTTCGATCGTCGTTTGCTCGATACCTCTTGCGAAAAAATTGTCGATACAGCTAATCGCACGCAAGCTACCGCTATTGGCCCGATTCCTTTGCCAACTCGACGGAAAATTTATTGCGTTCTTCGTTCTCCTCACGTAGATAAAGATTCCCGCGAACACTTTGAAACGAGAACTCACCGCCGGATTATCGATATTTATCAACCTTCCTCTAAAACAATTGATGCGCTGATGAAGCTGGATTTACCAGCAGGTGTAGATATTGAAGTAAAACTCTAG
- a CDS encoding LON peptidase substrate-binding domain-containing protein: protein MAPSSIAVRELALFPLPEVVLFPGRPLPLHIFEFRYRIMMNTILESDRRFGVLLMEPSGKPASVGCCAEIIRHQRLPDDRMKILTVGQQRFRVLEYVREKPYRVGLVEWIEDRPPEKELYSLATEVEQLLQDVVRLSAKLTDQNIELPDDIPSLPRELSYWVASNLYGVPAEQQALLEMQDTVARLEREAEILTSTRNHLAARTVLKDTFKN, encoded by the coding sequence ATGGCACCCTCCTCGATTGCTGTGCGAGAGCTTGCTCTTTTCCCGCTACCAGAAGTAGTGTTATTTCCCGGTAGACCCCTGCCACTGCATATCTTTGAGTTTCGCTACCGAATCATGATGAACACGATTCTCGAGAGCGATCGCCGCTTTGGGGTGCTACTGATGGAACCGTCTGGAAAACCCGCTTCTGTGGGATGTTGTGCTGAAATAATCCGACATCAGCGTTTACCAGACGATCGGATGAAAATACTTACTGTCGGCCAACAACGTTTTCGCGTGTTAGAGTACGTGCGAGAGAAGCCTTATCGAGTCGGCTTGGTAGAATGGATCGAAGATCGGCCACCAGAAAAGGAATTGTATTCTTTGGCAACAGAGGTAGAACAACTATTGCAAGATGTGGTACGCCTTTCCGCTAAGTTGACCGACCAAAATATCGAATTACCTGATGATATTCCAAGTTTGCCTAGAGAGTTGTCGTATTGGGTTGCTAGTAACCTCTACGGTGTACCAGCCGAACAGCAGGCGCTCTTAGAAATGCAGGATACGGTAGCTAGATTAGAACGAGAAGCAGAGATTCTCACTTCTACCCGCAATCACCTAGCGGCTCGGACTGTTCTTAAAGATACGTTCAAAAACTAA
- a CDS encoding PEP-CTERM sorting domain-containing protein (PEP-CTERM proteins occur, often in large numbers, in the proteomes of bacteria that also encode an exosortase, a predicted intramembrane cysteine proteinase. The presence of a PEP-CTERM domain at a protein's C-terminus predicts cleavage within the sorting domain, followed by covalent anchoring to some some component of the (usually Gram-negative) cell surface. Many PEP-CTERM proteins exhibit an unusual sequence composition that includes large numbers of potential glycosylation sites. Expression of one such protein has been shown restore the ability of a bacterium to form floc, a type of biofilm.) gives MLNQKFKKVLAATTGAVLSLAIVQSNPAKAANFTTLFFENFESNLSQWTGKDNGSHSGVIVNDPLGSGKALSFTSLKNGGDIFSLQSFSSPFQTYRLSFDYLGLANRWSRPNDLGGFVGYRTTLSGNADVWLAGTSRNSINLVQNFLELPDTGKWEPISISFATNKSIQLTLEDYFYSWGVAGDVYFDNIKLETMLPPTKSVPEPVSIFGLLTVTILAFASAMKKKLSFDRQEIKLR, from the coding sequence ATGCTGAACCAAAAGTTTAAGAAAGTTCTAGCTGCTACTACCGGGGCAGTTTTATCTTTGGCAATTGTCCAAAGTAACCCTGCCAAAGCAGCAAATTTTACAACTCTCTTCTTCGAGAATTTTGAATCAAATCTCTCTCAATGGACGGGAAAAGATAATGGAAGTCATTCTGGAGTAATTGTTAACGATCCTTTGGGAAGTGGCAAAGCCCTTTCATTCACTAGCTTAAAAAATGGGGGAGATATTTTTTCCCTCCAAAGTTTCAGCAGTCCTTTTCAAACCTACCGCTTGTCATTCGACTATCTTGGTTTAGCAAACCGATGGAGTCGTCCAAATGATTTAGGCGGTTTTGTTGGATATCGCACTACCTTATCAGGAAATGCAGATGTATGGTTAGCTGGAACGAGTCGTAACTCTATTAACTTAGTTCAAAATTTTTTGGAATTACCAGACACGGGAAAATGGGAACCTATTTCTATTTCATTTGCTACCAATAAAAGCATTCAGTTAACCCTAGAAGACTACTTTTATTCGTGGGGAGTGGCTGGTGATGTTTATTTTGATAATATCAAGTTGGAAACAATGCTGCCCCCTACTAAATCTGTACCTGAACCTGTTTCTATTTTCGGTTTGTTGACAGTAACCATCTTAGCTTTTGCTTCCGCAATGAAGAAAAAGCTATCTTTTGATCGACAGGAAATTAAACTCAGATAA
- the pheA gene encoding prephenate dehydratase: protein MNLSIAHLGPTGTYAEAAALAYANWLVREKGTESLLCPYPSIAQTLEATAQGLVNLAVVPVENSLEGSVTMTLDSLWRLDKLQIQQALVMPICHALLSYAANLEEIRTVYSHPQALAQCQGWLDKFLPSVQLVPMNSTTEALKDLEWDRTAAAIASQRAAELYNLPILACPINDYLGNYTRFWVLSLQPSPGGTHTSLAFSVPANVPGALAKPLDIFAKRNINLSRIESRPTKRSLGEYLFFIDLEADANQPFVKAGLNELITHTETLKIFGSYTVLPIEVEASSN from the coding sequence ATGAACTTATCGATTGCCCATTTGGGACCAACTGGTACTTACGCAGAAGCAGCTGCCTTAGCTTATGCCAATTGGCTAGTCCGGGAAAAAGGAACTGAATCGCTTTTGTGTCCTTATCCCAGCATTGCCCAAACACTGGAAGCAACAGCCCAAGGATTAGTTAATTTGGCTGTTGTACCAGTGGAAAATTCTTTAGAAGGTAGCGTGACGATGACGCTAGATAGTTTATGGCGACTGGATAAGCTGCAAATCCAACAAGCTTTGGTCATGCCAATTTGTCATGCTTTGCTATCATATGCAGCTAATTTAGAAGAAATTAGAACAGTTTATTCTCATCCACAAGCTTTGGCGCAGTGTCAGGGATGGTTGGACAAATTTTTACCATCGGTGCAGTTAGTACCGATGAATTCCACTACCGAGGCGCTTAAAGATCTCGAATGGGATCGGACAGCAGCTGCGATCGCCTCTCAAAGAGCAGCCGAACTATACAATTTACCAATACTGGCTTGTCCGATTAATGATTACCTGGGTAACTATACTCGTTTCTGGGTATTGAGTTTACAGCCTTCACCAGGAGGTACTCACACTTCGTTAGCTTTTAGCGTTCCAGCTAATGTACCGGGCGCACTAGCCAAACCATTAGATATATTTGCCAAACGAAATATTAATTTAAGCCGGATCGAATCGCGCCCTACTAAGCGATCTCTAGGCGAATATCTATTTTTTATCGACCTGGAAGCTGATGCCAATCAACCATTTGTAAAAGCTGGTTTAAATGAATTAATCACTCATACAGAAACTTTAAAAATTTTCGGTAGCTACACGGTCTTGCCAATAGAGGTAGAAGCATCTAGTAATTGA
- a CDS encoding DUF1997 domain-containing protein, which translates to MHTRFDASQSVQMAVPEQPIPIKHYLRQPQRLVQALVDPSRIEQLSEELFRLKMRPLNFMMLTLQPTVDMRVWSESDGTVHLESVGCQIRGIEYVNQRFALNLKGRLFPCQINGVTHLKGKADLQVQVELPPPFWLTPKPVLEATGNGLLKSVLLTIKHRLMHQLLLDYCKWATVTNENTASAQAPAIVTNG; encoded by the coding sequence ATGCACACCCGATTCGACGCCTCCCAATCAGTTCAAATGGCTGTTCCAGAACAGCCCATACCAATTAAACATTATTTACGCCAGCCTCAACGTCTGGTACAAGCTCTCGTAGACCCATCTCGGATAGAGCAGCTGAGTGAAGAACTGTTCCGCTTGAAAATGCGCCCTTTGAACTTTATGATGCTGACTCTTCAGCCTACCGTTGATATGCGAGTATGGTCGGAAAGCGATGGTACGGTTCATTTAGAATCAGTTGGCTGTCAAATTCGGGGTATCGAATACGTCAACCAGCGCTTTGCTCTCAACTTAAAAGGACGGCTTTTTCCATGCCAGATTAACGGAGTGACTCACCTGAAAGGAAAAGCAGACTTACAAGTTCAGGTTGAGCTACCGCCGCCTTTTTGGTTGACCCCTAAACCAGTGCTGGAAGCCACGGGTAATGGGTTACTCAAAAGCGTGTTGTTAACAATTAAACATCGTTTGATGCACCAATTACTGTTGGACTATTGTAAATGGGCGACAGTGACGAACGAGAATACTGCTTCTGCACAAGCACCTGCGATCGTCACCAATGGTTAA
- a CDS encoding ribonuclease HII, which yields MEEIVSINQSVRVENERSPILPLSSSPHTPLHSSFSLTISPSQELIAGIDEVGRGCLFGPVVAAAVILPNAVTTELAAAGVKDSKKLTSIGRKRFAEQIKAVALDYQIGWVSPREIDRMNIFQASLLAMKKAVFKLKMQPTLCLVDGKWPIPDLPVPQQSIVKGDEKLVAIAAASILAKVWRDELIIRLAAKYPEYGLEANKGYGTAKHILALENYGPTRWHRLSFRPCQKGNRD from the coding sequence ATGGAAGAAATCGTTTCGATTAATCAGTCAGTAAGGGTAGAAAATGAGCGATCGCCAATTCTTCCCTTATCTTCTTCCCCTCATACCCCCCTTCATTCTTCTTTCTCTTTAACTATTTCTCCTTCTCAAGAACTGATTGCGGGAATAGATGAAGTAGGAAGGGGCTGTTTGTTTGGCCCAGTAGTGGCAGCCGCCGTAATTTTACCAAATGCTGTCACTACTGAATTGGCGGCGGCGGGAGTGAAAGATAGTAAGAAATTAACTAGCATCGGGCGCAAAAGATTTGCCGAACAAATCAAGGCAGTTGCCCTAGATTACCAAATTGGTTGGGTATCGCCTCGCGAAATCGATCGGATGAATATTTTTCAAGCTTCTTTGTTGGCAATGAAAAAAGCTGTCTTCAAGTTAAAGATGCAGCCAACTCTTTGCTTGGTAGATGGAAAATGGCCGATTCCAGATTTGCCAGTCCCGCAACAATCCATCGTCAAAGGCGATGAAAAATTAGTGGCGATCGCAGCAGCAAGTATATTGGCGAAAGTGTGGCGGGATGAATTAATTATTCGTTTAGCTGCCAAATATCCGGAATACGGTTTAGAGGCTAATAAAGGTTATGGCACTGCTAAACATATTTTGGCATTGGAAAATTATGGCCCCACCCGTTGGCATCGCCTTTCTTTTCGTCCCTGCCAGAAAGGGAATAGGGACTAA
- a CDS encoding Rne/Rng family ribonuclease: MPKQIIIAEQHRIAAVFSEDQIQELIVATGNHQVGDIYLGTVENVLPGIDAAFVNIGDPERNGFIHVSDLGPLRLKRTSGAITELLTPQQKVLVQVMKEPTGNKGPRLTGNITLPGRYLVLMPFGRGVNLSRRIKSENERNRLRALAILLKPAGMGLLVRTEAENRPEEAIIEDLEALQKQWEAIQQEAVATRAPALLNRDDDFVQRVLRDMYSEDVNRIVVDSHTGVKRVKQHLMNWSAGKAPQGVLIDHHRDRLSILDYFRVNAAIREALKPRVDLPSGGYIIIEPTEALTVIDVNSGSFTRSATARETVLWTNCEAATEIARQLRLRNLAGVIIVDFIDMDSRRDQLQVLEHFNKALKADKARPQIAQLSELGLVELTRKRQGQNIYELFGRLCPTCGGLGHVVHLPGESGIRERESVVIPPRETTPTTAARNAFPGVEEAPEYQGTSYRVTLPTETSRPVLPSPTPKSEPPAREVPVRDNYWDTEAYADDLAPEGDLPDLDLLNHPNYQERGLGANARRRRRRRIGLGDEEPARPSSGFISPTSSPGAIGESGKWLNETEMPTSARPYSERTAKGLRLDPDRTNRPIKPETTPPEIISVEMSPEEQQVYAFMGVSPLVRLNRQVKNPKSSTVIVKLPGQADEDALLETSQPSTEAINRITTEIEEERRVPNYSGEDDDSDRDSEDQDIYTGDISSEADRVPETATETENGDLSMRRRRRRRSSAIESDGNQ, translated from the coding sequence ATGCCAAAGCAAATTATTATCGCCGAGCAGCATCGCATCGCTGCTGTTTTTTCCGAAGATCAAATTCAAGAACTAATCGTTGCCACTGGCAACCATCAAGTTGGTGACATATATCTTGGTACTGTAGAAAACGTACTTCCCGGTATAGATGCAGCATTTGTTAATATTGGCGATCCGGAACGTAACGGATTTATTCACGTATCAGACTTAGGGCCACTCCGATTAAAACGTACCTCTGGGGCAATTACCGAATTATTGACGCCTCAGCAAAAAGTACTGGTGCAGGTAATGAAAGAGCCAACGGGAAATAAAGGCCCCAGGCTGACTGGCAATATTACCTTACCAGGACGCTACCTGGTATTGATGCCCTTCGGTCGCGGTGTTAACTTATCCCGACGAATCAAGAGCGAAAACGAACGCAACCGATTAAGAGCATTAGCAATTCTGCTCAAACCAGCTGGAATGGGTTTATTAGTACGAACAGAAGCAGAAAACCGCCCGGAAGAAGCAATTATTGAAGATTTAGAAGCGCTGCAAAAACAGTGGGAAGCCATTCAACAAGAAGCAGTTGCCACTAGAGCACCTGCCCTTTTGAATCGGGATGATGATTTCGTGCAGCGAGTGCTACGAGATATGTACAGCGAGGATGTCAATCGCATCGTGGTAGATTCCCACACAGGCGTCAAGCGAGTCAAGCAACACTTGATGAATTGGAGTGCGGGGAAAGCACCACAAGGAGTGTTGATCGACCATCATCGCGATCGCTTATCTATTTTGGATTACTTCCGAGTCAATGCCGCCATTCGAGAAGCCCTCAAACCGAGAGTAGATTTGCCTTCTGGTGGTTACATCATTATCGAACCCACAGAAGCACTAACGGTAATTGACGTTAACTCCGGATCTTTTACCCGTTCTGCCACAGCGCGAGAAACCGTTTTGTGGACGAACTGCGAAGCCGCCACGGAAATCGCTCGTCAGCTACGTTTGCGGAACCTGGCAGGTGTAATTATCGTTGACTTTATCGATATGGACTCCCGGCGAGACCAGCTACAGGTATTAGAGCATTTCAATAAAGCTCTCAAAGCCGATAAAGCTAGGCCCCAAATCGCCCAATTGTCCGAACTAGGCTTAGTAGAACTAACCCGCAAACGCCAAGGTCAAAACATTTACGAGCTATTCGGTCGCCTTTGCCCCACCTGTGGCGGTTTGGGTCATGTAGTTCATTTACCTGGTGAAAGTGGCATTCGCGAACGAGAATCGGTAGTAATTCCACCAAGAGAAACTACTCCCACCACCGCCGCCCGCAATGCTTTTCCCGGTGTAGAAGAAGCACCGGAATATCAAGGAACTTCTTACCGAGTCACCCTTCCGACAGAAACCAGCCGTCCAGTATTACCCTCCCCAACTCCCAAGAGCGAGCCTCCTGCAAGGGAAGTCCCAGTTAGAGACAATTACTGGGATACAGAAGCATACGCAGATGATTTGGCTCCTGAGGGCGACTTGCCAGACCTCGACTTGCTCAATCATCCCAACTATCAAGAACGGGGTTTAGGTGCGAATGCTCGCCGTCGTCGCCGCCGCCGAATTGGTTTGGGAGACGAAGAACCGGCAAGACCGAGCAGTGGCTTTATCTCTCCCACTTCATCTCCCGGTGCGATCGGAGAATCGGGAAAATGGCTCAACGAAACAGAAATGCCTACATCTGCTAGACCTTATTCCGAACGTACTGCCAAAGGGCTGCGTCTCGATCCCGATCGCACTAACCGACCGATTAAGCCGGAAACTACACCCCCAGAAATTATTTCTGTGGAAATGTCCCCGGAAGAACAGCAGGTTTATGCGTTCATGGGGGTATCTCCTTTGGTGCGCTTAAATCGCCAGGTGAAAAATCCAAAAAGCTCGACCGTGATCGTTAAATTGCCCGGACAGGCAGATGAAGATGCTCTGTTAGAAACATCTCAACCTAGCACAGAGGCAATTAATCGGATTACGACAGAGATAGAAGAGGAGCGAAGGGTTCCCAATTATTCTGGCGAAGATGATGACTCGGATCGGGATAGCGAAGACCAAGACATCTATACAGGCGATATCAGTTCGGAAGCCGATCGCGTCCCAGAGACAGCAACCGAAACGGAAAATGGCGATCTGAGTATGCGTCGCCGTCGCCGTCGCCGTTCTTCCGCGATCGAATCCGATGGCAATCAATAA
- a CDS encoding TIGR03960 family B12-binding radical SAM protein, whose product MAVAIEELLTSEILKPARYLGNELGAVHKSWDAATVRWVLTYPEVYEVGASNLGHIILYNILNTQPRQLCDRAYLPAPDLATKLRTTNTPLFAVESRRPLTDFDILGFSLSYELGATNILEMLDLAGIPLTWKEREQAGSKIPLIFAGGQTATSNPEPYADFFDFFALGDGEELLPEIGLILEEGKTSGLSRENLLLELAQIPGVYVPQFYDMAEDGSVHPNRPDVPTRILRRVAAPIPAYSIGLVPYVQTVHDRLTIEIRRGCTRGCRFCQPGMLTRPARDVAPEQVIEAIEEGMRETGYNEFSLLSLSCSDYLALPAVGVEIKNRLKDENISLSLPSQRVDRFDENIANIIGGTRQSGITFAPEAGTQRMRDIINKGLTNEELLRGVKTAYEQGWNKVKLYFMIGLPGETDVDVLGIAETVRWLRQECREKGRKPVEFNLTISNFTPKPHTPFQWHSVSTAEFERKQALLREEFRWMKGVKANFTDVRISAMEDFIGRGDRRLASVLYRAWQLGAGMDSWFDSVERAHAAWGNAIAEAGLTWKYRLVENGETVLGNGDWGRVAGEETISDTLLDRPLPWDRIDTGIDKSWLKADLQKALAAATVPDCSFDGCSHCGVCGTDFGHNIVVPPLPIPEFVGHFTPNYVAKARLRVWFGKLGDMALMSHLDLARLFDRAVRRASLPVAFTNGFHASPKISIANALPLGATSEGEIVDFELTEAMDAATFLPKLAQQLPSNIPVYRVEEVDLKAPSATQSLEKAAYFLTVESSVDAAVEQWENWINAVKNADRITVEHTTKSGKTHLVNLRDRLFELRLLDPDSYHPEQPQILYYVGSCHNDGNLLRPEQVIYMLEQMAGCRINLLKVHRLKLILS is encoded by the coding sequence GTGGCAGTAGCAATAGAAGAATTACTAACATCCGAGATTCTCAAACCAGCCCGTTATCTAGGTAACGAGTTAGGAGCAGTACATAAATCGTGGGATGCCGCAACTGTCCGTTGGGTGTTAACTTATCCCGAAGTCTACGAAGTTGGGGCATCCAACTTGGGACATATTATTCTCTACAATATTTTGAACACCCAGCCCCGGCAGTTGTGCGATCGCGCTTACTTACCGGCTCCAGATCTAGCAACCAAATTAAGAACTACTAACACACCCCTTTTTGCCGTCGAGTCCAGGCGACCCTTGACGGATTTTGATATTTTAGGGTTTAGCCTCAGCTATGAATTAGGCGCTACCAACATTTTGGAAATGTTGGATTTAGCAGGAATTCCCCTTACCTGGAAAGAAAGGGAACAAGCAGGCAGCAAAATACCCCTCATTTTTGCCGGAGGACAAACGGCAACCTCTAACCCCGAACCATACGCCGACTTTTTTGACTTTTTTGCCTTGGGAGATGGAGAAGAACTACTCCCGGAAATCGGCTTAATTTTAGAAGAAGGCAAAACCTCCGGATTGAGTCGAGAAAATTTATTGCTCGAATTGGCACAAATACCCGGCGTTTACGTGCCTCAATTTTACGATATGGCAGAAGATGGGTCAGTCCATCCCAATCGTCCCGACGTACCAACTCGCATTTTACGACGAGTAGCCGCTCCCATTCCCGCCTACTCAATCGGATTGGTTCCTTACGTGCAAACGGTACACGATCGCCTGACCATTGAAATCAGACGTGGTTGTACTCGCGGTTGTCGCTTTTGTCAACCGGGAATGCTGACTCGTCCGGCGCGAGATGTCGCACCAGAACAAGTGATCGAAGCAATTGAAGAGGGAATGCGGGAAACTGGCTACAATGAGTTTTCCTTATTGTCCCTCAGTTGTTCCGATTATCTGGCCTTACCCGCCGTGGGAGTGGAAATTAAAAATCGCTTGAAAGACGAAAATATTTCCCTGTCCCTACCAAGTCAGCGGGTAGATAGATTTGATGAAAATATCGCCAACATCATCGGCGGTACGCGCCAAAGCGGTATTACTTTTGCCCCAGAAGCCGGCACTCAGCGGATGCGCGACATTATTAACAAGGGTTTGACTAACGAAGAATTACTTAGAGGAGTCAAAACTGCCTACGAGCAAGGTTGGAATAAAGTTAAACTCTATTTCATGATCGGTTTGCCAGGGGAAACCGATGTCGATGTGTTGGGTATTGCCGAAACCGTCCGTTGGCTGAGACAAGAATGTAGAGAAAAAGGTAGAAAGCCAGTCGAGTTTAATTTAACGATTTCTAACTTTACTCCCAAACCCCATACTCCTTTCCAGTGGCATTCCGTTTCTACCGCTGAGTTTGAACGGAAACAAGCGCTCTTAAGAGAAGAGTTTCGATGGATGAAAGGGGTAAAGGCAAACTTTACCGACGTGCGAATCTCCGCAATGGAAGATTTTATCGGAAGGGGCGATCGCAGATTAGCGTCCGTACTTTATCGCGCTTGGCAACTAGGAGCCGGGATGGACTCCTGGTTTGATAGCGTAGAGCGAGCTCATGCCGCTTGGGGAAATGCGATCGCCGAAGCTGGTTTAACCTGGAAATATCGCTTAGTAGAAAATGGTGAAACCGTATTGGGGAATGGTGATTGGGGACGAGTGGCTGGCGAAGAAACTATCTCCGATACCCTACTAGATCGACCCCTACCTTGGGATCGTATCGATACCGGAATAGATAAAAGCTGGCTCAAAGCGGACTTACAAAAAGCCTTAGCAGCAGCCACAGTTCCCGATTGTTCTTTCGATGGCTGTTCCCATTGTGGTGTTTGCGGAACCGATTTCGGTCATAATATAGTTGTTCCACCTTTACCAATACCCGAATTTGTCGGGCATTTTACGCCTAATTACGTTGCGAAAGCAAGGTTGCGGGTTTGGTTTGGCAAACTGGGCGATATGGCTTTAATGAGTCATTTGGATTTAGCTCGTTTATTCGATCGCGCCGTGCGACGCGCATCCCTACCCGTCGCTTTTACCAACGGTTTCCATGCAAGTCCCAAAATTTCCATTGCCAACGCACTACCGCTAGGAGCCACCAGCGAGGGAGAAATCGTAGACTTTGAATTGACAGAGGCTATGGATGCGGCAACTTTCTTACCAAAGTTAGCCCAGCAACTACCCTCAAACATTCCAGTCTACCGAGTTGAAGAAGTAGACTTAAAAGCCCCTTCCGCTACTCAATCTTTGGAAAAAGCAGCATATTTTTTGACCGTTGAGTCATCTGTTGATGCTGCCGTCGAACAATGGGAAAATTGGATAAACGCCGTCAAAAATGCCGATCGCATCACGGTAGAACATACCACCAAATCAGGTAAAACCCATTTGGTAAACTTGCGCGATCGCCTGTTCGAGTTACGGCTTCTCGACCCGGATTCTTACCACCCAGAACAGCCCCAAATCCTATACTATGTAGGCAGTTGTCACAATGATGGGAACTTGCTGCGGCCCGAACAAGTGATTTATATGTTGGAACAAATGGCAGGTTGTAGAATCAACTTGTTAAAAGTTCATCGCCTAAAACTGATCCTAAGCTAG
- a CDS encoding STAS domain-containing protein gives MQTRFTTSPTTIIRPNGHLNAANASEFGRELAAAITAEPTATVLVDMEEVESLDSAGLMVLVSALTLSQGRNQRFSLCGISASIRIIFELTQLDRVFEIFENQAAFEKALAQASNHLAIA, from the coding sequence ATGCAGACCAGATTTACGACTTCCCCAACGACAATTATCAGACCAAATGGCCATTTGAATGCAGCTAACGCCTCGGAATTTGGCCGTGAGTTGGCAGCAGCGATTACAGCCGAACCAACAGCTACTGTATTAGTTGATATGGAAGAAGTAGAATCTTTAGATAGTGCTGGCCTGATGGTACTAGTTTCCGCTCTCACTTTGAGTCAAGGTCGCAACCAGAGATTTAGCCTTTGCGGTATATCTGCTTCCATCCGGATTATTTTTGAACTAACTCAATTAGATAGAGTATTCGAGATCTTTGAAAATCAAGCAGCTTTTGAAAAAGCACTGGCTCAGGCTTCTAACCACTTAGCGATCGCATAA
- a CDS encoding transposase, translating to MIVLEFKAKGKASQYTAIEEAIRTAQFVRNKAIRFWMDRTGIGQKELYRLSKSLRHEFPFVNALNSSACQASIERAYSSIARFYDNCKKAVPGHKGYPKFQKNSRSVEYKTSGWKLSETRKQITFTDKKEIGKLKLKGTWDLNFYQPEQIKRVRLVRRADGYYVQFLVSVNNKSETQPTGKTIGLDVGLKEFYTDSNGHTEPNPRFYRTGKKRLKFYQRRVSRKKKGSINRKKAVNKLGRVHLKISRQREEHVKRMARCVIQSNDLVAYEDLRIKKLVKNHCLAESINDAGWHQFRKWLEYFGVKFGRVTVAVNPAYTSQECSSCGAIVKKSLSTRTHICECGFVLDRDWNAAINILKLALSTVGHTGTWISDPNALGDSTST from the coding sequence ATGATTGTTTTAGAATTCAAAGCTAAAGGAAAAGCATCTCAATATACAGCGATTGAGGAAGCAATTAGGACTGCTCAATTTGTCCGTAACAAAGCTATCCGTTTTTGGATGGATCGCACAGGTATAGGACAAAAAGAATTGTATCGTCTTAGTAAGTCTCTTAGACATGAGTTTCCTTTTGTTAACGCTTTGAATTCAAGTGCTTGTCAGGCTTCTATTGAACGTGCCTACAGTTCCATAGCTCGATTTTATGACAATTGCAAAAAGGCTGTTCCCGGTCACAAGGGATATCCCAAATTTCAGAAAAATTCTCGCTCAGTGGAATACAAAACTTCTGGTTGGAAATTATCTGAAACTAGGAAGCAAATCACTTTTACCGACAAAAAAGAGATTGGCAAGCTAAAACTAAAAGGTACGTGGGATCTCAATTTCTACCAACCAGAACAGATCAAACGGGTTAGGTTAGTCCGTCGTGCTGATGGGTATTACGTTCAATTTTTAGTTAGTGTAAACAATAAATCAGAAACCCAACCAACTGGTAAAACAATTGGCCTGGATGTGGGTTTAAAAGAATTCTACACAGATAGCAACGGACATACTGAACCTAACCCCAGGTTTTATCGAACAGGTAAGAAACGGCTGAAGTTTTATCAACGTCGTGTTTCTCGTAAAAAGAAAGGCTCGATCAACCGGAAAAAAGCTGTTAATAAATTAGGGCGAGTACACCTCAAAATAAGTAGGCAACGTGAAGAACACGTCAAGAGAATGGCGCGTTGCGTAATCCAATCTAACGATTTGGTAGCCTATGAAGATTTGAGGATAAAAAAATTAGTAAAAAATCATTGTCTCGCTGAATCTATTAATGATGCTGGTTGGCATCAATTCAGAAAATGGTTAGAGTATTTTGGGGTTAAGTTTGGCAGAGTAACTGTGGCAGTTAATCCGGCTTATACTTCTCAGGAATGTTCTAGCTGTGGTGCAATAGTCAAAAAGTCTCTATCCACAAGAACTCATATATGTGAATGTGGTTTTGTTTTGGATAGAGATTGGAATGCTGCTATCAACATTCTGAAACTAGCCTTGAGTACCGTAGGGCATACGGGAACTTGGATCTCAGATCCGAACGCTTTGGGAGATTCGACCTCTACTTAG